In Desulfotignum phosphitoxidans DSM 13687, a single window of DNA contains:
- a CDS encoding class 1 isoprenoid biosynthesis enzyme, giving the protein MTSPVADDTAVREFFDLVTRELHQALSLFQETAASILDQSGVCLTPPSPSWFSLENHFFSALFLYSYIQGRIPEDRRIYYAAMNQCLRGMVTGCDNILDDEYKITLDTDLPESAAKFRSILDIMVCDRVLTALMVKGEKAGCFSRDQLLTANTVSLHALLKSGAQEASEEQGVVTTLLPEAVLSDIHSVKTGLLFQAPWALPEALEGPDLAPPDRIKEGLALVGVGCQVMDDMVDLARDLETRRHNYVASLICHTSGEDETFRLNRMLEQGGPVSAKRDLLNEFPRARKQAANKARAFLKEGCGMLFAPEHGSMIPFAVDFVARRIGADRFQDLAP; this is encoded by the coding sequence ATGACCTCTCCGGTGGCTGATGACACTGCAGTCAGAGAATTTTTCGACCTGGTGACCCGGGAGTTGCACCAGGCTCTTTCGCTGTTCCAGGAAACGGCCGCATCCATTCTGGACCAAAGCGGGGTCTGCCTGACCCCGCCGTCACCTTCCTGGTTTTCCCTGGAAAACCATTTTTTTTCCGCCCTGTTTCTCTATTCCTATATCCAGGGCCGTATCCCGGAGGACCGGCGCATCTACTATGCCGCCATGAACCAGTGCCTCAGGGGAATGGTCACCGGGTGCGACAATATTCTGGATGATGAGTACAAGATCACCCTGGATACGGATCTGCCTGAATCCGCCGCAAAATTCCGGTCCATCCTGGACATCATGGTCTGTGACCGGGTCCTGACCGCCCTTATGGTCAAGGGGGAAAAGGCGGGATGTTTTTCCCGGGATCAGCTGCTGACGGCAAATACCGTTTCTCTGCATGCCCTTTTGAAAAGCGGTGCCCAGGAGGCATCGGAAGAACAGGGAGTGGTAACCACCCTGCTGCCGGAGGCCGTCTTATCAGATATCCATTCAGTAAAAACCGGGTTGCTGTTCCAGGCCCCATGGGCACTGCCCGAAGCCCTTGAAGGGCCTGATTTGGCCCCCCCGGACCGGATCAAGGAGGGACTTGCCCTTGTGGGGGTGGGCTGTCAGGTCATGGATGATATGGTGGATCTGGCCAGAGATCTGGAGACCCGGCGGCATAACTATGTGGCTTCCCTGATTTGCCACACCTCCGGAGAGGATGAAACATTCCGGTTGAACCGGATGCTTGAACAGGGCGGCCCGGTTTCCGCAAAAAGAGATCTTTTAAACGAATTCCCCCGGGCAAGGAAACAGGCGGCTAATAAAGCACGGGCATTTCTGAAAGAGGGATGCGGCATGCTGTTTGCCCCGGAACATGGCTCGATGATCCCCTTTGCCGTTGATTTTGTTGCCAGACGGATCGGGGCGGACCGGTTCCAGGATCTGGCACCATGA
- a CDS encoding class I SAM-dependent methyltransferase, which translates to MSYSSIPTRGRTLDYAAGVYDILEPWVMFGFQEKINRQVIDHLEIEPDHRILDVGCGTGVVTRMISEKLSPEKGGVAIGIDAAGKMIQGAVEKRQGPACTFRTAAAEALPFENDSFDSVVSTLFFHHIQMDLKIRAFAEAFRVLKPGGRLVISDMHVPETFLGALIAHASRWLLFQPQIGENIRGVLPDLIQEAGFTYPRLVKTYLGYITLFVSKKPVGLTS; encoded by the coding sequence TTCTGGAACCCTGGGTCATGTTCGGGTTTCAGGAAAAGATCAACCGCCAGGTCATCGACCATCTGGAAATTGAACCGGACCACCGGATCCTTGATGTGGGCTGCGGCACCGGGGTTGTGACAAGGATGATCTCCGAAAAACTGTCTCCGGAAAAAGGGGGCGTGGCCATAGGAATCGATGCTGCCGGAAAGATGATACAGGGAGCGGTTGAAAAGCGCCAGGGACCGGCCTGCACCTTCCGGACCGCAGCAGCCGAAGCCCTTCCCTTTGAAAACGACTCCTTTGACTCGGTGGTCTCCACCCTCTTTTTTCACCATATCCAGATGGATCTGAAGATCCGGGCCTTTGCCGAAGCTTTCCGGGTGTTGAAACCCGGCGGACGGCTGGTCATCTCCGATATGCATGTCCCCGAGACATTTCTGGGCGCCCTGATTGCCCACGCTTCCCGCTGGCTGCTCTTCCAGCCCCAGATCGGGGAAAATATCCGGGGGGTGCTGCCGGATCTCATCCAAGAGGCCGGTTTCACATATCCCCGGCTGGTCAAAACCTATCTGGGATATATCACCCTGTTTGTGAGCAAAAAACCCGTGGGTTTGACATCATGA